In Flavobacteriales bacterium, the following proteins share a genomic window:
- a CDS encoding DUF1574 domain-containing protein has protein sequence MKKSIIHITIALFLIVIVDKISSIIFDSFYQKQLSGQSGGKINAYLKSEINPELLILGDSRALYQVIPDSLNPEAFNLSHAGMGLSFQSALLHILISNHKKPKNILIHLDPDQFLIQKNTFGDRSVLQLRYYYNSDAFVKKYIDELGFEEKFKFLFSSYRHNGKLFSEIKNGIFPLRLKSSLNGYEPSLPEAQDSSNVMYMAQKEKEPKNPAFNIHYFHYVTDIILQCKKNRIGIYFFTAPTFVYLNFQKKFSREISDYLKENKTPYFNSNEFNESWKNNASNWKDARHLNHNGAQLFSREIGNWYKLLQKSR, from the coding sequence ATGAAGAAATCAATAATTCATATCACAATAGCGCTTTTTTTGATTGTAATCGTTGATAAAATCAGTAGTATTATTTTTGATTCATTTTACCAAAAACAACTAAGTGGACAATCGGGAGGGAAAATAAACGCCTACTTAAAAAGTGAAATTAACCCTGAACTTTTAATTTTAGGCGATTCAAGAGCATTATATCAGGTGATACCTGACAGTTTAAATCCGGAAGCATTTAATCTTTCACACGCGGGAATGGGATTATCCTTTCAATCCGCATTATTACATATATTAATATCGAACCACAAAAAGCCAAAAAACATTCTTATTCATTTAGATCCTGATCAATTTCTGATTCAAAAAAACACATTTGGTGACAGAAGTGTTTTACAACTGCGCTATTATTATAATTCAGATGCATTTGTAAAAAAATACATCGATGAACTGGGTTTTGAAGAAAAATTTAAATTCTTATTTAGTTCATACCGCCACAATGGAAAACTATTCAGCGAAATAAAAAACGGCATTTTCCCATTAAGGTTAAAGTCCAGCCTAAACGGTTATGAACCATCCTTGCCGGAGGCACAAGACAGTTCCAATGTGATGTATATGGCACAAAAAGAAAAAGAGCCTAAGAATCCGGCCTTTAACATTCATTATTTCCATTATGTAACCGACATTATTTTACAGTGCAAAAAAAACAGAATCGGAATTTACTTTTTTACTGCACCTACATTCGTTTATCTGAACTTTCAAAAAAAATTTAGCAGGGAAATAAGTGATTACCTGAAGGAAAATAAAACGCCCTACTTCAATTCCAACGAATTCAACGAAAGTTGGAAAAATAATGCATCGAATTGGAAAGATGCGCGACATTTAAATCACAATGGTGCACAATTATTTAGTCGTGAAATAGGAAACTGGTATAAGCTATTACAAAAATCGCGATAA
- the mdh gene encoding malate dehydrogenase, which yields MKITVVGAGAVGATCADNIARRELAEEVVLLDIKEGFAEGKALDMLQTASLLEFDTRISGSTNDYSKTAGSDVVVITSGVPRKPGMTREELIGINAGIVKNVTENILKHSPNAIIIVISNPMDTMTYLALKSAGVPKNRIIGMGGILDSARFKCYMSAALNCSPNDLHGVVIGGHGDTTMIPLIRQASLNGTPVTNMLSEDQQKQIVADTMVGGATLTKLIGTSAWYAPGAAGALLVESIVRDQKKVFPCCVYLEGEYGQKDICLGVPVVIGRNGWEKIIDYKLNADEQAAFDKSAEAVRNMNSVLDTLTV from the coding sequence ATGAAAATTACAGTAGTTGGAGCAGGTGCAGTTGGGGCAACATGTGCCGACAACATTGCTCGCAGAGAACTCGCAGAAGAAGTGGTACTTCTCGACATTAAAGAAGGATTTGCAGAAGGAAAAGCACTCGACATGCTTCAAACTGCTTCACTTTTGGAATTCGACACACGCATTAGCGGTAGCACTAACGATTACAGCAAAACAGCAGGATCTGACGTTGTGGTTATCACCTCCGGTGTGCCGCGCAAGCCAGGTATGACCCGCGAAGAATTAATCGGTATTAATGCAGGGATTGTAAAAAATGTAACAGAAAACATTTTGAAGCACTCACCCAATGCCATTATCATCGTTATTTCGAATCCAATGGATACGATGACTTATCTCGCACTTAAAAGCGCAGGCGTTCCTAAAAACAGAATTATCGGAATGGGTGGTATTCTTGATTCGGCCCGTTTTAAATGTTATATGAGTGCAGCATTAAATTGCTCACCAAACGATCTTCACGGAGTGGTAATTGGTGGACATGGCGACACCACTATGATTCCATTGATTCGTCAGGCAAGCTTAAATGGTACTCCTGTTACCAATATGCTTTCTGAAGATCAGCAAAAACAAATTGTTGCAGATACCATGGTAGGTGGAGCAACCTTAACTAAATTGATCGGAACATCTGCATGGTACGCACCAGGAGCAGCAGGAGCTTTATTGGTAGAAAGCATTGTTCGCGACCAGAAAAAAGTTTTCCCATGCTGCGTTTACCTTGAAGGTGAGTACGGACAAAAAGACATCTGTCTTGGAGTACCTGTAGTAATCGGAAGAAACGGTTGGGAAAAAATCATCGATTACAAATTGAACGCTGATGAACAAGCTGCATTCGATAAGAGCGCTGAAGCTGTTCGTAATATGAATAGCGTTTTGGATACATTGACTGTTTAA
- a CDS encoding RNA polymerase sigma factor: protein MKLNSDQLESALKGCVAGDRRAQEQIFRMFFGKMMAVCMRYTRDRDTAQDMLQDAFIKAFEKLKDFNFSGSFEGWLRRIVVNTAIDHFRKNKNLLMLEDEAGIADEEGDSPGDLSEEEDLSIYESIKPEMVLEAMQKLSPAYQTVFNLYVFENYSHKEIADTLNISIGTSKSNLSKAKLKLKGLLNKHLTYK, encoded by the coding sequence ATGAAACTAAACTCTGATCAACTGGAATCTGCCCTCAAAGGCTGCGTTGCAGGTGATCGCAGGGCGCAGGAACAAATCTTTCGGATGTTCTTTGGAAAGATGATGGCTGTGTGCATGCGATATACCCGTGATCGGGATACTGCGCAGGATATGCTTCAGGATGCCTTTATTAAAGCGTTTGAAAAATTGAAGGATTTTAATTTTTCAGGTTCGTTTGAAGGTTGGTTGCGAAGAATTGTTGTCAATACTGCCATTGACCACTTCAGGAAAAATAAAAATTTACTGATGCTGGAAGATGAGGCAGGAATTGCGGATGAGGAAGGTGATTCCCCAGGCGATTTAAGCGAAGAAGAAGACTTATCCATTTACGAAAGCATTAAACCGGAAATGGTATTGGAGGCAATGCAAAAATTGAGTCCTGCTTATCAAACCGTGTTCAACTTATATGTTTTCGAAAATTACTCACACAAGGAAATTGCGGATACTTTAAATATTAGTATAGGTACCTCCAAATCCAATCTTTCAAAGGCAAAATTGAAATTAAAAGGATTGCTGAATAAGCATTTGACTTATAAATAA
- a CDS encoding T9SS type A sorting domain-containing protein — protein MRKYLFLGWIMVLAGSLSAQTPYLFTRYDSVAVRSGTDTLRLAWAGGINYAQFNTIDLNGDGVKDLLLFDRTGNKPLCFLHQPGANNIEYRYAPEYEMQFPTMMNWAILKDYNCDGLEDLWTYTPGGIRLYKNTSSGGVLSFVLVKDLIRSWQLGNYVNLYVSSVDLAGIEDIDGDGDMDVLTFGVFGTSLEYHRNYSVENGFGCDSLDYTLMNQCWGCFTENQTNNSVYLNDTCANTGIPNPQLAELIEEATERDKNYRDDPDNRSVMRHSGSCTCVLDVNGDNMKDLLMGDVSFPNEVLVVNGATVPNAHQCMTSLDTLFPVYDTPIKLELFPCSFFLDVNNDGKRDLVVTPQSTGSSENQKSVLYYLNSNTDAVPNFSFVKRDFLQDEMIEKGEGAYPVLADYNEDGLLDLFVASYGFYNPVNDSVFSQISLYKNIGTATVPSFELVTENYESLDVLINRRSYYPTFGDLDNDGDDEMIVGNELGILSLFTNIAGAGNPYDHQLTQAGMTDDVGNIIDVGQFSAPLLIDIDRDNDLDLLVGNKSGKITYYQNTGTVTTPLFKYITDYFGQLNVKEWWDASGYSVPSIYDDNGEYQLFIGSKAGWVHHYNNIDGNLSGAFTRVDTTVFEVLDGLRTSPAVADLNNDGQMDMLLGNYRGGISYYNGDYNGTSGLNEIMQQVKFMLYPNPANQQVTLNADKFGVNADVHIYDMVGNKIQFVRMTSSRIDLNIESWSNGIYLVQIISEGKTQTLKLVKNESR, from the coding sequence ATGCGGAAATATTTGTTTTTGGGTTGGATAATGGTACTGGCGGGGAGCCTAAGTGCACAAACGCCTTATTTATTTACCCGATATGATTCAGTGGCTGTACGTTCCGGAACCGATACTCTTCGTTTGGCCTGGGCCGGTGGAATCAATTATGCTCAGTTTAACACCATTGATTTAAATGGGGATGGGGTGAAAGACTTGTTGTTGTTCGATCGAACCGGAAATAAACCCTTGTGTTTTCTTCACCAGCCAGGTGCAAATAATATTGAATATCGTTATGCGCCGGAATACGAGATGCAGTTTCCCACTATGATGAACTGGGCGATTTTGAAAGATTATAATTGTGATGGACTGGAAGATTTGTGGACCTACACACCCGGGGGTATTCGTCTGTATAAGAATACAAGCAGCGGAGGCGTGTTGAGTTTTGTTTTGGTTAAAGATTTAATCCGATCCTGGCAATTGGGTAATTATGTCAATTTATACGTGAGCTCCGTCGACCTTGCCGGAATTGAAGATATAGATGGTGATGGCGATATGGATGTATTAACTTTTGGCGTGTTTGGTACATCATTGGAATATCATCGGAATTACTCGGTAGAAAACGGATTTGGTTGCGATAGTTTGGATTACACATTAATGAATCAATGCTGGGGTTGTTTTACCGAAAATCAAACCAACAATTCAGTTTATTTAAACGACACGTGCGCGAATACGGGAATTCCTAATCCGCAATTAGCCGAACTAATAGAAGAGGCCACCGAGCGTGATAAAAATTATCGCGATGATCCCGATAACAGAAGTGTAATGCGTCATTCCGGTTCATGTACGTGCGTATTGGATGTAAATGGAGATAACATGAAGGACCTGCTAATGGGCGATGTTTCTTTTCCCAATGAGGTTTTAGTAGTAAACGGAGCAACAGTTCCAAATGCTCACCAATGCATGACCTCACTCGATACCTTGTTTCCGGTATATGATACCCCAATTAAGCTGGAGCTTTTTCCTTGTTCATTCTTTTTGGATGTCAATAACGATGGAAAGCGGGATTTAGTTGTAACACCGCAATCGACCGGCTCATCCGAAAATCAAAAAAGTGTATTGTACTATCTGAATTCAAATACGGATGCTGTCCCTAATTTCAGTTTTGTAAAACGCGATTTTCTTCAAGATGAAATGATCGAAAAAGGAGAAGGTGCATATCCGGTTTTAGCAGATTATAATGAAGATGGGTTGCTCGATTTGTTTGTAGCTTCATATGGCTTTTACAATCCGGTTAACGACTCTGTATTTTCTCAGATCAGTCTCTATAAAAACATTGGCACAGCTACCGTGCCTTCATTTGAATTGGTCACTGAAAATTACGAATCGCTTGATGTTCTGATCAACCGCAGAAGCTATTATCCCACCTTTGGTGATTTGGATAATGATGGCGATGATGAAATGATTGTTGGAAATGAATTAGGTATTCTTTCACTCTTTACCAATATCGCCGGCGCCGGAAATCCGTATGATCATCAATTAACACAGGCAGGAATGACCGACGATGTGGGGAATATTATTGATGTGGGACAATTTTCTGCTCCACTTTTAATCGATATCGACAGAGATAATGATTTGGATTTGCTGGTTGGAAATAAATCAGGAAAAATTACCTATTACCAAAACACAGGAACAGTTACTACTCCTTTATTTAAATACATCACCGATTATTTCGGACAATTAAACGTAAAGGAATGGTGGGATGCCAGTGGTTATTCAGTTCCTTCGATTTACGATGATAACGGAGAATATCAGTTATTCATTGGTTCAAAAGCCGGCTGGGTGCATCATTACAATAATATTGATGGAAATTTAAGTGGCGCATTTACCCGAGTAGATACAACCGTTTTTGAAGTTTTAGATGGACTCCGTACATCTCCTGCTGTGGCCGATTTAAATAATGATGGTCAAATGGATATGTTGCTTGGGAATTACCGTGGCGGTATCTCCTATTACAATGGGGATTACAATGGTACCTCCGGATTAAATGAAATCATGCAGCAGGTAAAATTTATGCTTTATCCCAATCCTGCAAACCAACAGGTAACCCTGAATGCGGATAAATTTGGTGTAAATGCCGATGTTCACATTTACGACATGGTAGGAAATAAAATTCAATTTGTGCGAATGACTAGCTCAAGGATTGATTTAAATATTGAGTCGTGGTCGAACGGTATCTATCTGGTTCAAATAATTTCCGAAGGGAAAACTCAAACTTTAAAACTGGTAAAAAATGAATCGCGTTAG
- a CDS encoding MBOAT family protein produces the protein MILFLIIGIDYYAGLQIFKVETKKKKRWLILSIVSNLSILALFKYYNFGLEQINSILRISGFEHQLPLWNLILPIGLSFHTFQSISYTIEIYRGNVCPERHLGIYAVYVLFFPQLVAGPIERPQNIIPQFRKKIDFNHERFITGIHRILWGLFKKAVVADLLGKYVNSIYDFYGVNNGATFWVASWAFGFQIYCDFSGYSDIALGSARILGFDLMENFNLPFFAKSISEFWRRWHISLSTWLRDYLYIPLGGNKKSKIFTYRNLFITMTIAGLWHGAAWNYVLWGISIGLLLISERILKSFIKKEYNNSIAKPIQVFIVFQIITLTWVLFRSETWDQILYIYHKMLSQPIVGGISIKDTSIFVSMILMTGIMVMFEFFFLRKRSIYSLNPIKHPVQSLSFIVTFTMLLIWFSVSDGDQFIYFQF, from the coding sequence TTGATTCTTTTTCTGATTATTGGAATTGATTATTATGCTGGATTACAAATTTTTAAAGTAGAAACTAAAAAAAAGAAACGATGGCTAATCCTTTCCATTGTAAGTAACCTATCAATTCTTGCCTTATTTAAATACTATAATTTTGGACTCGAACAGATCAATTCAATTTTAAGAATATCCGGATTTGAACATCAACTTCCACTATGGAATTTAATATTACCTATCGGACTTTCATTTCACACTTTTCAATCGATCAGCTATACCATTGAAATTTATAGGGGCAATGTTTGTCCTGAACGACATCTAGGAATATATGCTGTTTATGTTTTATTTTTTCCACAGCTGGTTGCAGGACCGATTGAACGACCGCAGAATATAATTCCTCAATTCAGAAAAAAAATCGATTTTAACCACGAACGATTCATCACTGGTATTCACCGGATTTTGTGGGGACTTTTCAAAAAAGCAGTGGTTGCAGATCTACTTGGCAAATACGTTAATTCCATTTACGACTTTTATGGTGTTAACAATGGAGCAACATTTTGGGTTGCAAGCTGGGCGTTCGGATTCCAAATTTACTGCGACTTTTCCGGCTATTCAGACATTGCTCTGGGTAGTGCCCGTATTCTGGGTTTCGATTTAATGGAAAATTTTAATCTACCCTTTTTCGCAAAAAGCATTTCAGAATTTTGGAGAAGATGGCACATTTCTCTTTCAACCTGGCTGAGGGATTATTTATATATTCCATTAGGTGGAAATAAAAAAAGTAAAATTTTCACTTACCGGAATTTATTTATTACAATGACCATTGCAGGTTTATGGCATGGTGCAGCATGGAACTATGTTTTATGGGGGATAAGTATTGGATTATTATTAATATCAGAACGAATTTTAAAATCCTTCATTAAAAAAGAATACAACAATTCCATTGCAAAACCGATACAAGTTTTTATTGTTTTTCAAATTATCACATTAACATGGGTTTTATTCAGAAGTGAAACCTGGGACCAAATTCTTTATATCTACCATAAAATGCTAAGTCAGCCGATAGTTGGAGGCATCAGTATTAAAGACACCTCCATATTCGTTTCAATGATTCTTATGACAGGCATTATGGTAATGTTCGAATTTTTCTTTTTGAGAAAACGGAGCATTTATTCATTAAACCCGATAAAACATCCCGTGCAATCACTATCCTTCATTGTAACATTTACAATGCTTTTAATTTGGTTTAGCGTTTCCGATGGCGATCAATTTATATATTTTCAGTTTTAA
- a CDS encoding gliding motility-associated C-terminal domain-containing protein — protein MEHKLNGFEKMINESLENFEMPFDPSAWSQIASGLDASEQAPVHDAFENTLQNKVNQVEVPYDASQWSLLESSLHPVKYGWWIAAGIAGVVGISSLIYFSGTPNESQKTNPLTHEKTIAVSDNKIEVNNNNTVVNADNSIDNNQNKSTIGNNSSSVDLSVSKDPAPNDFNADLNKKGPQDLTDVSPNDKHTVNPNDKKDDKTNPVDLTDKVEDHSTASQVLPSPEIIIGAEEFCSGQEIEFSSAKPVKNYSCVWEINGNGLPIQTEKLSYYFSEPGIYSIALYYTNGKEKTSTVTKSILVKPAPVASFRFNEEIVNGRPIVHFENNSSDFVNAKWLFPDGTNSSASQVDKFFRHKGDYKVMLGVTAANGCSNKTVQTVHIEEDFNLLAPNAFSPNGDNTNNTFIPFSLTVMDVEFVMTIHTREGRLVYQTNSAFRPWDGKFMSDNQAAPEGVYIWTVAIKGEELYRGSVTLLK, from the coding sequence ATGGAGCACAAGTTAAACGGGTTCGAAAAAATGATCAATGAGTCGCTCGAGAATTTCGAGATGCCATTTGATCCGTCCGCCTGGTCGCAAATTGCGTCGGGGTTGGATGCTTCCGAACAAGCTCCTGTTCACGATGCTTTTGAAAATACATTACAAAATAAAGTCAATCAAGTTGAGGTTCCCTATGATGCTAGTCAATGGTCCCTCCTCGAATCTTCATTGCACCCTGTTAAATATGGTTGGTGGATTGCCGCCGGAATTGCAGGTGTTGTTGGTATAAGTTCCCTGATTTATTTTTCCGGAACGCCCAACGAATCACAAAAAACGAATCCGCTTACACACGAGAAAACGATTGCTGTATCGGATAATAAAATTGAGGTCAACAACAACAATACAGTTGTAAACGCCGATAATTCCATTGATAATAATCAGAATAAGTCCACCATAGGAAATAATTCTAGCAGTGTTGATTTGTCGGTTTCAAAAGACCCTGCACCAAATGATTTTAATGCAGATCTGAATAAAAAAGGACCTCAGGACTTAACCGATGTTTCTCCTAATGATAAGCATACGGTTAATCCGAATGATAAAAAGGACGACAAAACGAATCCCGTTGATTTAACGGATAAAGTTGAGGATCATTCAACCGCATCCCAGGTTTTACCTTCGCCTGAAATTATCATTGGGGCAGAAGAGTTTTGTTCCGGACAAGAAATTGAATTTAGTTCTGCTAAACCTGTAAAAAATTATTCTTGTGTTTGGGAAATCAATGGTAACGGATTGCCTATTCAGACCGAAAAACTCAGTTATTATTTCTCTGAACCAGGTATCTATTCCATTGCATTGTATTACACCAATGGAAAAGAAAAAACGTCGACCGTTACAAAATCAATACTAGTAAAACCAGCACCTGTAGCATCCTTTAGATTCAATGAGGAAATCGTAAATGGCCGACCCATCGTCCATTTCGAAAATAATTCTTCTGATTTTGTCAATGCAAAATGGTTGTTCCCCGATGGCACAAATTCTTCTGCTTCACAAGTCGATAAATTTTTCCGTCACAAAGGTGATTATAAGGTAATGCTTGGAGTTACTGCTGCAAATGGTTGCAGTAATAAAACAGTTCAGACTGTACATATAGAAGAGGACTTCAATCTGTTGGCACCAAATGCCTTCTCACCAAATGGGGATAATACCAATAACACCTTTATCCCATTCTCTTTAACTGTAATGGATGTTGAGTTTGTAATGACCATACACACCCGTGAAGGACGTTTAGTGTATCAAACCAATTCTGCTTTCCGTCCCTGGGATGGTAAATTCATGAGCGATAACCAGGCGGCACCGGAAGGAGTTTATATCTGGACGGTTGCAATAAAAGGTGAAGAATTGTATCGTGGATCGGTGACATTGCTTAAATAA
- a CDS encoding DUF393 domain-containing protein — MPVESKHIVFFDGECNLCNSSVQRIIRNDKKSIFFFAPLQGDYAKNFLAEFGVDPQKLNTILYFNGEKVYSKSGAVLRIAGKLKFPYPLLYPFLLVPGFIRNAVYDYVGKNRYKWYGKRDSCMIPEKNLLSRFL, encoded by the coding sequence ATGCCTGTGGAATCAAAACATATTGTTTTTTTTGATGGTGAATGTAATCTGTGCAACTCAAGTGTGCAGCGGATTATTCGTAACGATAAAAAATCAATTTTTTTCTTCGCTCCGCTCCAAGGTGATTATGCAAAAAACTTCCTTGCTGAATTTGGAGTTGATCCTCAAAAGTTAAACACCATTTTATATTTTAATGGTGAAAAAGTTTATTCGAAATCTGGCGCGGTATTACGTATTGCCGGAAAATTGAAATTTCCATACCCTTTGTTGTATCCATTTCTTCTGGTTCCCGGATTTATTCGAAATGCGGTTTATGATTATGTAGGTAAGAATCGCTATAAGTGGTATGGGAAGAGAGATTCCTGTATGATTCCGGAAAAAAATCTTTTATCGCGATTTTTGTAA